Genomic DNA from Accipiter gentilis chromosome 9, bAccGen1.1, whole genome shotgun sequence:
CCCGCTCTCCTGGGAGGGTTCGGGGGGGTCGCTTGGCCATGGCCTCCAGCACAACATGGTAGAGTGTGGGGGTGATGAGCGGTGTGGGCAGCTCCCGCAGGTAATCCTTGAGGATCCCTGCAGGTGACAGGACGCAGGGGGGGACGGGACATCAAGCGTGGTCCTGTGGGGTGCACGGGaacctgcaggggcacccccaccccaggacgAGCACCCACCCGTGATGACGTTGATGTCGGGGTAGAGCTGCTCTGAGAGCGTCACGGCTGCGCTGTCCCTCTCAAAGGCGTCACGAAGCTCTTTCTTGACAGCGGCCGAGCCGCAGAGCCGGTACAATCCCACCACCTGCAAATGGGGACACCGCCAccgtggttttgggggggttcatCCAACACAGCCCCCTACAGCCATCAACCATAAGTCCCCGCTCACCTTCAGCCCTCGTTTCTCTATCTCAGCCACGCATTTCTGGATGAGCAGAGGCACTTTGGTGGCCGTCTTCTCCCTCTCCACCAGCTGGCCCAGCTCCACGCCGAAAACACGGGGTTCCCGATCACCGGGACTGTCCCACTGCTCCACCAAGGTGAATTTGGAGTAGAGGATACCACGAGGTTGCAGCCGCACTGCCAGCTGCTGGGCCCGGCAACCTGTGGAGCCGAGCGGTACCGTCAACAGGGCGCCGAGTCACCAAAATCCAAACCGACCCCACCACCTGGCCGTACCTCTGAAGATGTGGGGCAGGACCACAGTGCCGTGGCAGCAGAGACGGTTGCGGCAGGAGGTGGGATCCCAGGAGAAGACGATCACCTTGAGGTGCCGGGCACCCTCCAGCTCCAGGTTGAAGGTGTGGTTGAGGCCAAGGAACGCCGTCTTGCAGGGCAGCAAAGCCGTGCGAGCCCGGTTGGCCGCATCCACCTGCAAGACGCAGAAAACCTCCCGGGCTTCGGCCCGTGGTGGCTTCAGGTCCCGCACACCGTGGAGGTGGACGCTCACCAGCCCCGAGATGTGTTGCCCGCACCGTGGTGGCATCTCCCCGCAGCTGTAGGGGCGGAAAGCGCCCACATCCAGCCCATTTTCCCCATCCTCCGGTTCAGCACGCACCCCGGCTTTAGCCGGCAGCTCCGGGGAGTCGCCGTCACTCAAGTAGCCGCCTTTGCCAGCCACTTTGGCTCGCGGCAGCCCCGGCCGGGAAGCCACGCTGCTGTCTAGGTGGTAGCGGCTGATGACGTTGCTGGATTCCTTGCGGCTTTCGGAGGGCGAGGTGCCACCCTCTTGGCCCCGGGGACGGGGGCTGCGTAGGCTCAGCTTCCTCCGTAGCTCCGGCAGCTTCTTCATCTTCATGGAGAGACGACGTACGGTACCTGGGGACTTCACCTTGTTGAGGGAACGGCCCTTcttggggctggcagggggcGAGGGGGTGCACAGCCCTGTCCCCGAGCTCACACATGGGATCGGCATCTTCACTGTGGGGGGGGAAAAAGCGGTGAGTGGGTCCTGGGGCGGTGCACTGGGAAGCCTGGGTGGGACAGGGCTGCCCCTGGAAACCGctgtggggtggagggagggtCCCAAgggatggggtggtggggggggataACGACACACACTGTCCTGGGGGATAGGGAAGGGATGGGGACTGCAGGGTCTGGGGGACacttccctggggggggggggtcagggactGTGGGGTCCAGAGGATGGTCACctgggggatggggaagggatggggactgTAGGGTCCAGGAGACAtcctgggggacagggatggtgaGGTCCCTTCTGGGAAGGGACAGGAACCACTGGCCTGGGGATAAGGAAGGGATGGGGACCAAGGGATCGGGATGATGTTGTCCTAGGGGACAGGGACCATGGGGTCTGGGGACCGTGGGGTAcaggggacaccagggacagGGACTATCAGGTTTAGGGACCACAGGGTCCAGGAAACCTCATGGGGGACAGAGAAAGGACAAAGACCACAGGGTACTGCAGACGGAGATAGGACTGTGTCCAGGGGACACTCTCCTGGAGGGGTGACAGGAGGACAAGGGCTTTGGGGGACCAGGGGCCACCACTGTCCCACCTCTCCCTGACCTGTAGTCACGTGCCGCCCCTCACCACAAGCCTGGGTCCTGCCGGCTCCCGGCTCCTCTCCTCGGCCAGCCGTGGACAGTGCTGGGGCCGTGCGAGGTCCGGAGCTCTCTGCCGTCCCCAAACCACTGCGGGGGGGGTCTTCCCTACCCATCTTCGGCGGTGACTCCCCACCACGGCCCCTCTCGATGTCACGACTCCCTCCGCTCCATGTCTTCCAGGAGCTCCCAGGCTGGGGGTCCTCATCTTCGGGGATGGGATTGTACCAAATCTCGCCCTCGCTGCCGGTAGCGCCGGCATCCACCTCAGCTCCACCGCCCGGCTCATCCAGGCCTGGTCCCTTCACCGATGACAGCACCCAGTGCCGGCTGCTCCGCTCCAAGCTCTGCAGGTAGGCACCGTGCCCAGGGCTCCTACTGAGACCACCCAGCTCCCCGGAGCCGTTCACCGCCTCGGCTTCCTCCGCCGGCTCCACGTCTTCCTCGCTGGGCTGCTCGATGCTGGGCCGGGGACTGCTAGCAGCAGGGTCTGGCTTGCTGGCGTCTGCCGGATCTGGGGCGGCTTTGGGAGGCAGTAGCTGCCTCTCATCACGGCCGCCGCAGGAAAACCGGGCCCAGTTTTGCTTGCGGGATGCTACCAGCACCGGCTCCACCGATGCCGCCTCGGGGTCCACTGGAGAATCAGGGCTTGGCGGAGGATGCTCTgcgggaggaaggaaaagagctgGGCTGAGTACGGGGGTTCCCAAAACACCAACGGGGAGCCCACCGGGACACGAGGACCTCTCTCTcttgtccgtccccccccgagcATTCCACCAGGCCACCCACCATCCTCACCCTGAATCCGTTGCCGTCCCGAATGggaccccccccttccccatgccGGCTctgccggggcggcgggcaggcgcAGGCAGCTGCGCGTAGCCCCTTGCCAAGCGGGATTTCCGGTTGTTTACTGCTGGCCGGACCCGTGGCCGTGCTCCCACCGCCCTGGTGTGGGCAAGGGGAGCCCTGGcaaggaaatggggggggggggggcacagctgaACCCCTCTGCACCCCAATAGGGACAGGGCTGCACCCCAGTAGGGATGGGGGTGGCTCTGCCCATGTCCCTTGGCTCTGTGCCGCAAGGCAGGGTCCTGTCCCCCCctgcctcacacacacacacggggggggTCACCCCAATAGTGCACCCCCATTCCCTGCACACACCCCCGCAGTTCATTTGTGGCCCCCCCACGTTGTCTGCATCCCTCCAACTCGTGCATCCCAATCTCCCCTCGCACCCCTTTACCCTGTGCAGCCCAAACTCCCCTGCCTTGTGCACCCCAATCCccctgcacccacagcccccccaccGTGGCACCCCATGGacccccacaatccccaggatcccccccccagccccatgacACCATGGCTCGGTGTGGGGCTCCCCCAGAgatgtggggtgggggcaggagggacctgggggggggaaccccaaccGCTgtagggtactgagggagctggggtgatGGGTGCCCCTTCCTTGGGGGGCAGAAGGGAaaatggggacatggggggggggggcttgctgGGGGAACAGGACCCCAGAGTAATGGGAGACCCTTTCTGGGGGGGATGGGAGATAtcccttttggggggggtggcAGAAGGGACCCCAGGGTGATgggggtcccttccatggggggCAGGAGAGACCCTGGGTGATGGGGGACCCTTCCTTGAGGGGTcccttcggggggggggggcaaaagggACCCCAGGGTGATGGGGGCTCTCTTCTTTAGGGCATATAACCCCGAAGCGATGGGGTATCTTCCTTAGGGGGGAtcccttcctttttttggggggggcgggtgggCACGAGTGACCCCAGGGTGATGGGACAGGCCTCTTCTTTAGGGTACAGGACCCCAGAGTGATGGAGGACCCTTCCTTGGAGGGGGACGGACGGACGCAGGGGAGACCCCAGGGTGATGAGGGGGTCccttccttgggggggggggggggtggtccctTCCTCTGGGGGGTCCCTTCCTTGGGGGGGAGTCCCTTCcttggggggggtcccttccttgggggggggggggtcccttcctTGAGGTGGGGGGTGTCGAAGGGACCCTGGGgtaatgtttgggggggggtggggggggttgttgtCCGTACCTCTGTCCTTGGCGTCCGCCTTCTTGCCCCGCGGGCGGTCGCGGCCCCTCAGGCGGGAGAAGGTCCGCCGCAGCAACGGCTCCGCCAtctcccgccccgctcccccctcaCCGGGGTCTCCTCACACCCCTGGGCAACCCCCGACCCCTCCACCTCCTCGGCCTCGTCCAGGTCCCCTTTCAGTCCCTCTCGGTCCCCTCAACCCAACCCCGGTCCCCCCTCAGGCCcttcgtcgtcgtcgtcgtcgccgTCCCCCGCCTTCTCCCCTCCTCACAGCGGCGGGGCCtgaagcggcggcggcgccgccatCCCGCGGCGCGAATTCCTGGGATGCCGCCGGCAGCgctgccgggagctgtagtccggaACCACCGGGACCACCCCCCGCTACAGAGACAGCCCCCCCAAGCTTGAACCGGGAACAACCCCTCCGAACCgacagggacccccccaggagCGGGGACAGCCCCCCCAGAAGGAgagagaaccccccccccccccctcagatcCCGGCCCACAGCCAAAGGGTGAGGGGATgtggggaggtttgggggggatttggggggtcgAGGGGGGGTATTTGGAGGGCTGGAGGGTATTtaaggggggctggggggtatTTGGGGAGCCTTAGGGGGTATTTGGGGTCTGGGGAgtatttggggggagggtgggtgTCTGGAGGGAGATTTAGGGGGAGTATTTCGGGGTctggaggggggttgggggggatttGGGTGTCTAAAGGGGGACTCGGGGCGTATTTGGGCATCTaaagggggatttggggggtatTTGGGAGTCtagagggggatttggggggtttttgggAGTCTAGAGGGGGATTTAGAGGAGTCTGGAGGGTATTTAGGGAGGTCTGGGGGGTACTTGGGGGAGCTGTGTGGTGGGGTGTTTGGGGGTCTGTGAGGTATTTAGGGGGGGGTCTAGGGGTATTTGGGGGTCTGGAGAGGGATTTAGGGGAGTCTAGGGGGGTATTTAGGAAGGTTTGGGGGAGTAACTGGGGTACGTGGGGAGTTCTTGGAGGAGCTCTGGAAGCAGGTATTTGGGAGAATTCCCAAATTCTCCCAAAATTTGGGAGCTCTGGGGGGGGTATTTGGTGGTATGGGGGAGATTTAGAGGGGTCTGAGGATATTTGGGGAGACATGGCTGGTATTTGGGGGTCTGTGAGGCATTTAGGGGGGTCTGGGGGTATTTGGGGGTCTAGAGGGGGATTTAGAGGAATCTGGAGGGCATTTAGGGAGGTCTGGGGAGTACttggggagctgtggggtgggGTATTTGGGGGTCTAGAGGGCCTTTTAGAGGGGTCTGGGGATATTTGGGGCAGACCTGGCAGGtgtttggggggtctgtgaggcaTTTAGGGGGGTCTAGGGGTATTTGGGCATCTGGAGGGGGATTTAGGGGAGTCTGGGGGGGTAATTGGGGATCCTGGGGGTACTTGGGGGAGCTCTGGAGGGGGTTATTTGGGAGAGCTCTGGGGGAGATTTAGTGGGGTCTGAGGATATTTGGGGGAGACATGGCTAGTATTTGGGGGTCTGTGAGGCACTTAGGGCAGTCTAGGGATATTTGGGGGTCTAGAGGGGGATTTAGGGGAGTCTGGGGGTATTTGGGGGAGACCTGGCAGGTATTTGAGGGTCTGTGAGGCATTTAGGGGGGTCTGGAGGTATTTGGAGGAGCCCTGGGGGCTATTTGGGAGTCTGGGGGTGTTTGAGGGAGACCTGGGTGGTATTTGGGGGTCTGGGAGATATTTAAGGGGGTCTGGGGGGTATTTGGAGGGTCCTGGGGGAGTTATTTGGGGGTCAGGGAGGTATTAAAGAAAGTCTAGGGGGGGCATTTGGGTGAGCCCTGAGGAGTATTTGGGGGTCTAGAGGGGGATTTAGGAGGTCTGGGGAGTACTTGGGGAGCTGGGGGATATTTTGGGGAGCCTGAAGGTAATTGAAGGGATCATGGAGGATTGTGGGGAGCCTGGAGGCCCAAGACCCTCCCGCCCCAATCCTCCATGTGGCATCACCCCCGAAACCACCGCTGCTCTGCCGAGTGACTCCAAAACCCAGAGCCAGGAGCTGCCCTGCACCCATCCACCCCACACCATCAGGGGTCCCCCATCCcatgcagccccccccaccccgtcacTAGAGCAAGGCCTCACTCTGCATACATGTTTATTACCCTGCAGGCAACCCCACTCCACCCCGTACCCCAAATTTTCCCCAGAGATCCATCCATGGACCCCAAACGGATGTGCTGAAGGTCAGGGCTACATCCTGGAGTGCTGCAGGTTAGATGTGGCAAGTGGAAAGGGGTCGGGGGGAGCCCCCAGagggggtggtgggtgctgggtggggggtcAGGGATCTTGGTGTGTCCCTTGCATGCTCAGGGGTGTCCCTCACACACCCAGGGGAGTTGACTCGTGCAGGGATAGTCGTACCACTCGCCATCCTCCCTCACCACTGCACAGTTCTCCTGGTGCCCGCCGTTGGGCTCATTCCTGTGCCAAAAGCTGCAACGAGATGGGAGGGGGGGATCGGGACAGCTTAGGGGTGTCCCCCTGCGTCCCTAAGCCCTCATCCCTTGTCCCCAGCGCCTGCTGGGCTGTACCTGCTTTCCCGGGGTAGGATAGTCCCGTTTGCCCGCTTCCAGGTACCCTCGACCTCTTCATCCCTGATGCCGAGCCAGGAGGAGGTTTGCAGTATGGTCCGGATGTGATCCTGGGGGCAAAGGCAGCGTCACCCCCATGGCAGAGCCCCCCCCAATCCCCTGCCCACCCTTGGGGACAGCGGGGGACAGCAAGTCCTGGTGGCAGGTAGGACCTGATGCCATATCTCCCCCCTCAATACCCCACTTCTCCCCAGTGCTGACACAACCTCTGCCCTGGAgcggggggatgtgggggggagtttggggattttttttggtatCGGGGGACAGTTCAGAGGAGATTTGGGGTCGGGGACAGCAGGGTGAGGGTCCATAGGACACTAGGGCTGGGGTTAAGTTCAGGTTATACACAGGTTTGGGGTCACAGTTATGAAAAATGAGGGTTAGGGTTCAAGTTAGAGCCTCATTGGGGTCTGGACCATCTTAGGGTTGGTTTAAGTCCTATATATTTAGGGTTAGGGATGGGTTAGAGCCTCATTGGGGTCTGGAGGATCTTAGGGTTAGCTTAAGTCCTGTGTatttagggttagggctgggCTAGGGCCCTGGTGGGGTTTGGACTGGCTTAGGGTTAAGTCAAGTCCTATAAATATATGTTAGGTTTAGGATAGGGATAGGATTACAGTTATGGATAATCAGATTAGGGTGgtggttagggacagggttaaggttagggttagggtcagggtcagggttatgGTGAGGTTTAggattaggcttaggtttagggatAGATTTCAGATGGATTCGGTTCAGTTAAATTAGGGTTATGGCTCTCTTAGGAATGGGGTTGGGCTTAATTGCAGAAATATTAGGTCCTAGAGTGTAAATTTTGGGTTAAAAGGACAAAAATTGGGTAAAGCTTAGGGTGAGGGCTCAGCAGCACCCACTTGTGGGAAAAGTGAGGTGTGGGGTGACACCAACCTGTCGTAGGGTTCAGGACAGGGTTTAAGGGCTTTCAGCCGCTGCCCATCCCACAGAAGATCATAACCTCCCCACAAAGCCCACCTCAGGCACCACagtgtcccccctccccatcccctttCCTGGATGCCTGGATCTGTCCCCCCTTCACCTTCTCCTCGGGGCTGTCCACCTCCAGGAGCTGCATGCCCAGGACCGAGCAGAAGTGCTGGGCCTTCTCCCAGGAACTCACCGTCTTGGAATAGAAATAGCAGGACTTCCCAAAATGGGTCCAGCCTTTGGAGCAAGGGGGACAGCCTGGGAAGGGGGGACACAGAAAAGTGTGTGGGGGTCACCCCTCAGCTGGGGCTGCGAGACCCCATAAACTGGGAACAGCCCTGGCCGGAGCCACAACCCCAGCTGCTGGGCATCCCCACTGGGTTAGCGTCACAGCTGGGTTAGGGTTAGAGCCCTGCTGGAGTTTGGGTTAAATCCTTTATATTGAGGGTTAGGACTGGGTTAGGGTCCCATTGGGGTTTGGGTTTAGCTTTAGTCCTATATGTTTAGGGTTACAGCTGAGTTGGGGTTAGGACCATGCTGAATTTTGGGCCAACTTAGGGTTATCTTAAATCCTAGATATTTAGGGCTATGGCTGAGTTAGAGTTAGGACCCCACTGGGATTAGGGCTTCTTTAGGGTTAATTTAAATCCTATATATTTGGGGTTAGGACTGGGTTCGGATTATTGAGGTTTGGGCTAGATCAGGGTTAGTTTAAATTCTACATATTTAGGGTTACGAACAGTTTATGCTTAAGGCCCTGCTGGGGTTTGGGCTAGATTAGGTTTAAGTTAAGTCGCATGTATTTAGGGTTAAGTCTGCATCAGGGTTAGGGTCCCATTAGGGTTTGGGctcagttagggttaggttaagtcACCTAAGTCACCCTAAAGGTAGGGTTAGGTCAGTTTAGGGCCTTATTGCAGTTTGAGTTTAGTTTAAGCTGTATCTGTGCCAGGTTAGGGCTGAACTTTGTCCAGTGTAGGGTTAGGTAAAGCCCTAAATATTTGGGATAAAGGTGCCAGGACTGACAGGAGCGGGAACAGACGTCATCCTTGCTCCCGTGGACAACCCAGCGGCTCCACTCGCGGTTCCCGGTGTAAAGCATCACCGTGTGCTGTGGGTGGTTGCCGTAATTGAAGTAGAGATCATAGCCAACGAGTGCCAATAGCCCGCCGTCACGGCACTCCCACCGCTGCAGCTCGCTGTCGTCCCGGCACGGCTCCAGCCCCACGACTGCCCAGCTTTGCCCGCGGGTTGCCGTAATGCAGTGctggctcccccagccccgtAGCCGGCCCCCTTGTAACCACTGGAACCGTTGTGCCGTGGCATCGGGCTGGCACGTCGTCACCATCAGTTGTTGCCCCCTGGCCTCCACGCACTTGCGGTGGTCTTCGTTGTAcagcaggaaggagcaggaggctgCGGAGAGGTTCCCGGTGAACCGGGGGACACACATGGAGATTGAGGACACGTCTGTGGGTGTCACAGCGGAaaggaaggggaggtggggggacacacGGCATGGACACACACCCACATTCGGCACCTTCTTCACCTTCTCTGCCTCCAGCGCCTCCGTCAGGGCTGCAActgtggggggggacacggggacacacgcacacacaggtCACCCTGTCACTGCAAGGTACAGGGTGTCCCAGAGCCGTTGCTGtggcaggggtgggagaggggctggtGTTGAGGGGTGCTGAGGACTTGCACCCCCCCTGGAGACCCCCAACACCCCAATAACCTTAAGTCTGCTACCCAGCAGCCCCGGCATCGTCTCCCCAGGTGGAAGGGGGCTCCCCCAAGCCCCACAGAGCCCCGCTACTCACTGTGCTGTGAGCCGACAGCGAGAAAGATCACGTTCATCAGCACCGAGACACCCAGTGCCACGGTGCCCACCAGCACCAGCTTCTCCCTGGAGCAGCACCCTGACGCTGAGGAGGGTGGGTGAGTGACGGCCAGGCCCTGGTTTGGGCAGAGCCGGGTGGCACTGGCTTTAACCGCAGCGTGGTTTTGTCCTTTTGACGATGCTCTCGCCCTTGCCCATGCCGTACCTGGGGGGTCAGGCACGTGCTTCTGGCTTGGCACAGTGATGGCGGAGTCCAAGGGCTCGTACGGGTTCTCCTCCGTGGAGCACAGGTCgctgcaggctggggaggggataGCGGTGAGGGGATAtccccctcccagtgccaccaTGATCCCTGAGGACTCCCCTCAAGCACGAGGGTGGGGGATTTGCCCTGGTGCCACTTCTCTGAGGACCCCCCCAGGTGTCTCCGACCTCCCCAGGGATCACCCTTGGGCACCAAGGATGGAAATGGGGGTCCCCTCCAGTGCCACTGTCTGCCTTGGGGACCCCCTTCTTGGACACTGGGGGTGGGAGAGTCTCCCCAGGGGTCACCAACCGTCCCAGGGATGCCCCCTTGGACACCAGGCACAGGGACGGGGATCCCCCTCAGTGCCActgcccaccctggggacacccttCAGGTACCAGGGGTGGAGATGGGGGGTCCCCTTCGGTGCCCCCTTGGGTGCCTTCTAAGTGCCACCACTTTCCCCGGGACCCCAGTTGGGCaccagggatggagatggagatccCTCCCTGGTACCACAGTCCATCCTGGGGACCCCCCCTCAGTCACCAGGGATGGGGGAGCCCCCCCCGGGTGCCACCACCCATCCTAGGATCCTCCCTTGGATACTGGGGACAGAGACAGGGGATACCCCCAACACTGTGAGACCCCAAAAGTGACATGGGGTGTGCATTAGGGACTGCTGGGCTTGGCCCCACCCCatccagcaccctggggtgctcccTACCTTCCCCGCCGCTGAGCTCCAGCTCCCACATTTGCCCCTGCCCGGCTTGGCTGGACTCGATGTTGCCGTACATCGTCCCTGCAGCGCTGAAGAGCTGTCCCCAGTGGGTGTCCCCGCCGATAAATCCTCCGGGAAGCGGATGAGGGGGGGGTGCCGGATGAACCCTTGCCCCGGGGGGGCCCCCGAGCACCCGGCAgctccctccctgcaccccaaagcTTGGCTGGAGGTGGTACCACCAGTGACAGTCCCCAGTGGGTGCTGGCAAAGACCCCAGTGTCCCTAGGGTCTCGGTGCAGGAAGGCcctgttggggggggtgggggggcaagggTGCTGCCTGGTTGGGGGGGTTGGTGCTGGGTGGCATGTGGGGGACTTGGGGACAGCAAGGGCTGGGTGTCCCCATGGCAGAGGTGTCCCTGTGGCAGTGCCTGGGGTGTCACCATGCCCAGAGTGCCCCCCCATGCCCACACTCAGCAGATGCCGGTGTCCCCGTGGCAGTGCCCATGGTGTCCCTGTCACCAGGGTGTCCCCATGCCCGGCACATCCCTGGCGTCTGCCCACACCTGGGTGCCCCCACATCCATCCCAGCACCAGTGGGAGAGCCGGGTGGCCCCGAGACGGATGCTGGCCCCACACCAGCTCTGGCCGCGCAGGAAGAACTGGGTGCTATCAgcacccaccagccccagccatgGCTCCCCGGCCACCCGCCGGCACCCGGCTTATCGCATCCGGTGAGAGTGGGCACCCAATGCCGTGGGGCGggcacagggctgcagggctggccaTGAGGCCGTGGCAGAGCCAGCTGTGCCGTGGTGGTCATGGGTGTCCCGTGGTGGTGCCGGGTGTGTCGCGGTAGGGTTGGGTGTGTTGTGGTGGTATCAGGTGTGCTGTAGCTCTGCCAGGTGTCCCATGGTGGTGCCGGGTGTCCCGTGGTGATGCCACATGTTCCACTGTGGTGCTCGGTGTCCCGTGGTGATGCTGGGTGCTCCATGGTTGTACTGCCTGTATTGTGGTGTTGCCAGGCGTCCTGTGGTTGTGCCAGGTATGCCACAGTGATACTGGCTGTCCCATGGTGGTGTTAGGTGTGCCATAGTGGTGCTGGCTGTGCCAGGTGGCCTATGGTGGTGCCAAGTGTCCCATGGCTGTTCTGGGTGTCCCATGGTGGTGCCAGTTGTGCCATGGTGATGCCGGGTGTCCCATGGCTGTACTGGGTGTCCCATGTCGGTGCCAGGTGACTCATGGTGATGTCAGCTGTCCCACGGCGGTGCCGGCTGTGCCAGGGCTGAGCCGGCTGTCCCGTGGTGGTGCCGGCTGTCCCCACGGCTCCCCCCCACCTATCCCCGTCCtcgcaggaccccccccccaccaccccttcCGTTCCCCCGTGTGTCCCCAGAGgtgtgtgtcgtcgtccccccgcaggggtccccacgcgtgtccccgtCTCTCCCCACGCGTGTGTCCCCCTCCGCGGCCGCCAGGTGGCGCCGTCACGCCCGGAGGGGCGGGGCCGAGCGCGGGGAGGCGGGGGTCGGTACCGGGGAGCGGGAGACACCGGGAACGGGGGATACTGGGAACGGCGAGCCGGGACTGGGGTGAAGCCGGTGGGGGAGGCACCCGGTACCGGGGAGCAGGGGGAGCCGATACCGGGGAGGAGGGGTCTGTACCGGGCTGCGGGGCCCGGATACTGGCAAAGAGATGGGTGTACTGGGCTGGTACCGGGGAACTGGAAAGCTGGTAGTGGGGGACcagcttggggctgggggaggcactGGGGAGTGGGACCCATCGGTACCAGGGCACCGGGTTGCCCATGGGGACCTGTCCCTATCACCTGTGTCACCATCACCAGCTGGGCCCAGCACCCATCACTGGTGtcctggtgtccctggggtgtccccagtACCGGCTGGGGGAGGGATCCACCACCACCCCAGtgtgacacacacaccccccttggGTGCTGCCTGCTCACCCCTTCTCTTCTTGCACCGCAGACAGGACCCAGGAGGACACTGGCAGCACTGAAACCACACCGGGGTGCCGGGACGGGATGGACACCGGCAGCGCTGATTTGGGACCACAATGCCAGACTGGGGCAGATGCCGGCAGTGCCGAATTGATGCCAGTGAGTCAGGACAGTGAAGACACCGGCAGTGCTGATTTGAAGTCACCATGCCAACACCGAGCAGATGCTACCAGTGCCAAACTGACACCAGGCAGCCAGGACAGGGCAGGCACCGGCAGTGCCAAAATGATGCTGCGGTGTTGGGCTGATGCTGGCAGTGCCAACTGGGGGCTGCAATGCCAGGATGACAGTGCCAAACCGATGCCAGCATGCCAGGGCCGGGAAGATGCCAACAGTGCCATTTTGGGGACACACCACCAGAACCAGGCAGACACCAGCAGCTCCAAACTGATACCAGGGTGCCAGGATGAAGCAGCCATCAACAGTGCCAGTTTGGGGACGCAATGCCAGGACACGGCAGATGCCGGCAGCACCAAATCAGCCCCACAGAACCAACCCGAGGAGGATGCCGCCAAGCCTAGCTGGCACAACGGTGAGGCCATGGCAGTGAGTGCCCGTCCCTTTCGGTGTGGGGCATGTGGGAAGCGGTTCGGGGCGAGTGCCACGCTGATGCGGCACCAAGCGCTGCACGGAGCTGAGCGCCCCTTCTCCTGTGCCGAGTGTGGCCGCGGCTTCTGCGACCGGGCGGCGCTGGCAATGCACCGGCGAGGGCACACAGGCGAGCGCCCCTTCGCCTGCACCGAGTGCGGCAAAGCCTTTgccggcagcgcggggctgcTGGTACACCAGCGGGTGCACACGGGCGA
This window encodes:
- the LOC126042436 gene encoding macrophage mannose receptor 1-like isoform X1; the encoded protein is MYGNIESSQAGQGQMWELELSGGEACSDLCSTEENPYEPLDSAITVPSQKHVPDPPGTAWARARASSKGQNHAAVKASATRLCPNQGLAVTHPPSSASGCCSREKLVLVGTVALGVSVLMNVIFLAVGSQHIAALTEALEAEKVKKVPNVASCSFLLYNEDHRKCVEARGQQLMVTTCQPDATAQRFQWLQGGRLRGWGSQHCITATRGQSWAVVGLEPCRDDSELQRWECRDGGLLALVGYDLYFNYGNHPQHTVMLYTGNREWSRWVVHGSKDDVCSRSCCPPCSKGWTHFGKSCYFYSKTVSSWEKAQHFCSVLGMQLLEVDSPEEKDHIRTILQTSSWLGIRDEEVEGTWKRANGTILPRESSFWHRNEPNGGHQENCAVVREDGEWYDYPCTSQLPWVCEGHP
- the LOC126042436 gene encoding macrophage mannose receptor 1-like isoform X2, whose translation is MYGNIESSQAGQGQMWELELSGGEACSDLCSTEENPYEPLDSAITVPSQKHVPDPPGTAWARARASSKGQNHAAVKASATRLCPNQGLAVTHPPSSASGCCSREKLVLVGTVALGVSVLMNVIFLAVGSQHTSCSFLLYNEDHRKCVEARGQQLMVTTCQPDATAQRFQWLQGGRLRGWGSQHCITATRGQSWAVVGLEPCRDDSELQRWECRDGGLLALVGYDLYFNYGNHPQHTVMLYTGNREWSRWVVHGSKDDVCSRSCCPPCSKGWTHFGKSCYFYSKTVSSWEKAQHFCSVLGMQLLEVDSPEEKDHIRTILQTSSWLGIRDEEVEGTWKRANGTILPRESSFWHRNEPNGGHQENCAVVREDGEWYDYPCTSQLPWVCEGHP
- the SYDE1 gene encoding rho GTPase-activating protein SYDE1; protein product: MAEPLLRRTFSRLRGRDRPRGKKADAKDREHPPPSPDSPVDPEAASVEPVLVASRKQNWARFSCGGRDERQLLPPKAAPDPADASKPDPAASSPRPSIEQPSEEDVEPAEEAEAVNGSGELGGLSRSPGHGAYLQSLERSSRHWVLSSVKGPGLDEPGGGAEVDAGATGSEGEIWYNPIPEDEDPQPGSSWKTWSGGSRDIERGRGGESPPKMGREDPPRSGLGTAESSGPRTAPALSTAGRGEEPGAGRTQACVKMPIPCVSSGTGLCTPSPPASPKKGRSLNKVKSPGTVRRLSMKMKKLPELRRKLSLRSPRPRGQEGGTSPSESRKESSNVISRYHLDSSVASRPGLPRAKVAGKGGYLSDGDSPELPAKAGVRAEPEDGENGLDVGAFRPYSCGEMPPRCGQHISGLVSVHLHGVRDLKPPRAEAREVFCVLQVDAANRARTALLPCKTAFLGLNHTFNLELEGARHLKVIVFSWDPTSCRNRLCCHGTVVLPHIFRGCRAQQLAVRLQPRGILYSKFTLVEQWDSPGDREPRVFGVELGQLVEREKTATKVPLLIQKCVAEIEKRGLKVVGLYRLCGSAAVKKELRDAFERDSAAVTLSEQLYPDINVITGILKDYLRELPTPLITPTLYHVVLEAMAKRPPRTLPGERDAVTLLDCLPDVEKATLTRLLDHLSLVASFHDFNRMNSQNIAVCFGPVLLTQNQEPRRSSTGTGTSNRSYAHSEDIASAVDFKRHIEVLHYLLQAWPAPHLASAPQFREGAQPSCPQQQRGPPLRLDLLESTVVARHRPRGPESPPSNRYAGDWSICDHQFLLVPGTASDADYDEVAAGDGETGVPARRTPHRRTLFVADFALGEEPEAPFGPRLNLKDFDALILDLERELAKQINVCL